Genomic segment of Bacteroides stercoris ATCC 43183:
TTTATCCATTTCTTCCAGCGTCATGTCGTGCAGGTTTCTGCCTTCCTTGATGCTATGTGCTTCCACATAGTTGAAGCGGCGGATAAACTTCTGGTTGGTATGCTCCAGTGCATTGTCCGGATTTATTTTATACAGGCGTGCGGCATTGATAAGGCTGAACATTACGTCACCGAATTCCTCTTCTGCTTTCTGCTTGTCCATGCGGGCCACTTCGGCTTGGAATTCTCCGATTTCTTCTTTTACTTTATCCCACACCTGTTCCCGTTCTTCCCAGTCGAAACCCACGTTGCGGGCTTTGTCCTGAATGCGGTATGCCTTGATGAGCGAGGGCAGGGCGGCGGGCACACCGCTCAACACCGTTTTGTTGCCCCCTTTTTCCTTGAGTTTCAACTGTTCCCAGTTTTCGGATACCTGTCCTGCAGTCTCCGCTTTCACATCACCGAATACGTGGGGATGGCGGAAGATAAGCTTTTCACATAAGCGGTCGCATACATCCTTTATGTCGAAATCGCCGGTTTCCGAACCTATCTTGGCATAGAAAGCCACGTGGAGCAGCACGTCTCCCAGTTCTTTGCAGATATCCTGCTTATCGTCGCGCATCAGGGCATCGCATAGTTCATAAGTCTCTTCAATGGTATTGGGACGCAGGCTTTCGTTGGTCTGCTTCTTGTCCCAGGGACATTTCACACGCAGTTCGTCGAGTATGTCGAGGAAGCGGCCGAAGGCTTCCATCTGTTCCTTTCTTGTATGTTGCATGAGTTATTTTTTTAATTAAACATTATTGACGCAAAGATACTGTTTTTCTTCCATTCCTCATACGAAATCAGCAGACCTACCACTTCCGAGTAGTTTTTCCGCCCGCTTTCTATCTTGTTTCCTTTCAGGTATAAGTCGTATATCCGGTCCTGAATGCGGCCGATTACAGGATTGTATTTCTTCATCCAGTACTCGCTGTTCTTCTTTGCCAGTCCGATAATCTCCGGACGTATGCGCCGGAAGAGCTGCGCGTATTCCTCTTCAGCCATGAGCTGGCGGGCGTTGTTCAGGACATGCGGCAGTACGGAAAGGTAACCGCTGAAGCGGATGGCCTGCACTTGCGAGCGTGTACATACCTGATAGGCGTAGAAGTTGGCTTCCGCCTCGCTGGTGATACCCAATAAGTGGGCAAGCTCGTGGGCGTAAGTAGCCGGATATTGCGAGGGGAGCAAGTCACCGTTCAGGGTGAACTCGCAGAAGAAAGGTCCCATGCTGCCGGTGACGCCTACCATGGAAATCAGTGGGGTGAACAGCATTGTCTTTGCGCGGGGCGTTTGATGGAAGGGGCGGTGAACGCCTAAGGAGTCACCGATTTGATTATAGACCCGTACGCTTTCACGGCAGACCAGCTCTTTTTCGACCGACGTAATATCGGTGTAAGAGCTGTTCAGATTCTCGATATAGCTGTCTGTAAAACTCCGAAAGTTATCAGGAGTATAGGCTGTGTAAGGAATGCGCGTCCGCTCGTAAAAGTTTTTTTGCGAGTAATTCAGTCCCCATGCCAGATAGAACCATACGTACACCCATAGAAGATACTTTACATCTTTCAGCAGGATACGGTTCCATTTCTGTTTGCGGATGCAGCGTGCGTAAACAGGGTAGAGAAGTACGCCGGCGATACTTAGCGCAATGAACAGGTCGCCGATGGCGAAAGGTACAAGCCGGGAGAAGGACGAAAGTGCCCGGGCGATGGACGGGTATACGTACATGGCGTAGGCATCTCCCAAACCGGGCACTGTCTGCACGCACAATACGAGCAACAAAAAAAATATCAAAAGTAATGAATTGCCTCTGAATCTCACTCCTGCTGTTGTTATGCTACGCTTCATTCTATTCTTCTTTTTGGGGCCCGTGCCGGTTTCCTGCTTTCGGTGCTGTCGTTTCTCCCTTTGGGAACGGGAGTTTCAAGCGGTGGATACTCCGGTTTCCTTACGTGGAAACTGCTGTTCCCTTGCGTGGAAACTGCTGTTTCCTTACGTAGACACTGTCGTTTCCCTGCGTGTATACTCCTGTTTCCTTGCGTGGAAACTTCCGGTTTCGGTAGCCGAAGCCGAAGCGGCACCGGGTGCTTGTTACGGCAACTCCGTATAAAATCATCATTTGTAAAGCAAAGGTATGTAATTCTTTTCATTGCTTTTGCCGGATAAAGCTATTAATTTATTAATTTTGCGCCCATTATAACAAAATATAGATTTTAGAAACATGGAATTAGCAAGTAAGTACAATCCCGCTGACGTAGAGGGAAAGTGGTACCAGTATTGGTTAGACCACAAATTATTCAGTTCTAAACCCGATGGTCGTGAGCCCTACACCATCGTCATTCCGCCCCCTAACGTCACCGGTGTGCTCCACATGGGACACATGCTTAATAATACCATCCAAGATATCCTTGTACGCCGTGCCCGTATGGAAGGCAAGAACGCCTGCTGGGTTCCGGGTACGGACCATGCTTCCATTGCCACCGAAGCCAAGGTTGTGAACAAGCTTGCCGCACAGGGCATCAAGAAAACAGACCTTACCCGCGACGAATTCCTGAAGCATGCCTGGGAATGGACGGACGAGCACGGTGGCATCATCCTGAAACAGCTCCGTAAGTTGGGCGCTTCCTGCGATTGGGACCGCACTGCCTTCACCATGGATGAGAAACGCAGTGAAAGCGTGATTAAAGTGTTTGTAGACCTTTACAACAAGGGGCTGATTTATCGCGGTGTGCGTATGGTGAACTGGGACCCGAAAGCCCTCACCGCCCTCAGCGACGAAGAGGTTATCTATAAGGAAGAGCACAGCAAGCTGTATTATCTGAAATATTACGTTGCCGACGATGACATGTCCGGTGAGACGGGAGCCGAAGGCGAAGTGGTTCATCGCGACGCTTCCGGCAAGCGTTATGCCGTGGTAGCCACTACACGTCCCGAAACAATCATGGGTGATACGGCGATGTGTATCAACCCTGCCGACCCGAAGAACCAATGGCTGAAAGGCAAGAAAGTGATTGTGCCGCTGGTGAACCGCGTTATTCCTGTTATCCAGGATGATTATGTAGACGTGGAGTTCGGTACGGGCTGTCTGAAGGTAACTCCTGCACACGATGTCAACGACTATATGCTGGGCGAGAAATACAACCTGCCTGCCATCGACATCTTCAACGACAACGGTACGCTGAGCGAAGCAGCCGGACTGTACGTAGGCATGGACCGCTTCGATGTACGCGAGCAGATTGAGAAAGACCTGCAGGGTGCCGGGTTGCTGGAAAAGGTGGAAGCCTATACCAATAAGGTCGGTTTCTCCGAACGTACCAACGTGGCAATCGAGCCGAAGCTCTCCATGCAGTGGTTCCTCAAGATGCAGCACTTTGCCGATATGGCTCTGCCTCCGGTAATGAATGATGACTTGAAATTCTATCCAGCCAAATATAAGAATACCTATAGAAATTGGCTGGAGAATATCAAGGACTGGTGTATCAGCCGCCAGTTGTGGTGGGGACACCGCATTCCCGCTTACTTCCTGCCGGAAGGCGGATATGTGGTGGCAGCCACTCCCGAAGAGGCCTTGAAGCTGGCACAGGAAAAGACCGGAAATCCTGCCCTTAAAATAGAGGATTTGCGTCAGGACGAGGATTGTCTCGACACCTGGTTTTCTTCCTGGTTGTGGCCTATCTCCCTGTTCGACGGTATCCTGAATCCGGGCAACGAAGAAATCAACTATTATTATCCTACCAGTGACCTGGTAACGGGGCCGGATATTATCTTCTTCTGGGTGGCGCGCATGATTATGGCAGGGTATGAATACGAAGGTAAGATGCCGTTCAAGAACGTTTACTTCACGGGTATTGTCCGCGACAAGCTGGGACGCAAGATGTCCAAATCGCTCGGCAATTCACCCGACCCGCTTGACCTGATAGACCGTTACGGTGCCGATGGTGTGCGTATGGGTATGATGCTTTCGGCTCCTGCAGGTAACGACATCCTTTTTGACGATGCGCTTTGCGAACAGGGACGTAACTTCAACAATAAGATATGGAATGCTTTCCGCCTGGTTAAGGGCTGGGAAGTGAGTGAGGAAGTGCCTGTGCCAGAAGCTGCCGAACTGGCTATGCGCTGGTTCGAGTCCAAACAGAATGCCGTGGCTGCCGAATTGGCAGACCTGTTCGGCAAGTATCGTTTGAGCGAAGCATTGATGGCGGTGTACAAGCTCTTCTGGGATGAGTTCTCTTCCTGGTATCTGGAGATGATTAAGCCTGCTTACGGACAGCCCATCAACAAGAAGGTGTACGATACGACTATCGGTCTCTTCGATAATCTGTTGCATCTGCTGCACCCGTTCATGCCGTTCATCACTGAAGAGTTGTGGCAGCACATCGTCGACCGTAAGAATGGAGAAAGCCTTATGGTAAGCCCTATCTCCATGTCGACGGAAGTGGACGAGGCTTTTGTACAGCAGTTCGAGGTGGTGAAAGAGGTTATCAGTAATGTACGTTCTATCCGTTTGCAGAAGAACATCGCCCAAAAAGGACCGTTGGAATTACAGGTTGTCGGTGAAAACCCGGTGGCTGCTTTCGATGCTGTCATTATCAAGATGTGCAACCTTTCTGTCGTAACCGCAGTTGAGGCTAAGGCCGACGGCGCTGCCGCTTTCATGGTAGGCACAACGGAATTTGCCGTTCCTTTGGGCAACATGATTGATGTGGAAGCCGAAATAGCCCGTATGGAAGCTGAATTGAAGCATAAGGAAGGCTTCCTGCAAGGCGTTCTGAAGAAACTGAGTAACGAGAAGTTCGTGAATAATGCTCCTGCTGCCGTTATCGAAATGGAACGCAAGAAACAGGCGGACGCGGAGAGTATCATCAGCTCACTGAGAGAAAGTATTGCCGCTTTGAAGAAAGCGTAAGACAGTATCTCCGATATAAAAGAAAGGTCCGGACTCAATAAAGTCCGGACCTTTCTTTTATGTACGTTGTACGATTCGTATATGATTCGTTATTTCTCCAGTAAGTCTTTTAGGAAAGCATCCAACTCCTCATCCAATCCCTTCAACAGCTCTTCGTTTACCAGCAGGGTGTCATCGTCCAGCAACAAGAGTTCGGCTATGGTTTCCTTGTCGTCATCTACTAATACGAAAGAGAAAGGCTTCATGATGGTCAGCTTGTCAAAAGCACCCCGGTTCTTGAGGTTGCAGAGCAGATTGCTCAGGATGCGTTCCATGTTTTCGTAGAAATCATCGCCTTCGTATGTCATCCATTCTTCTATGGTGGTACTGGCGAGTTCTTTGTCATCATCATCGAATATGGAAAATTCGCCCGAACTTTGGTTGGCTTGCAGATGGATATCCGTAACGACTGTCTGCTCACAACCGCAAGCGTACTTGCCGATTGCCTGTTTGATAGTTTCTTCGAGAAGAGATAATGCCGGTTGACTGAGTTTCATAATTGCTTTTCTTTACTTAATGGATGTTCAAAGGTATAAAAAAAACAATTACATTTACAGTATTTGACTAAAAATCATTATTAAATCGCTGCATTTGCATATTTAGGCGCGATAAGCCTTCTTTCCGTTCCTTTAATTCGGTGGCGTAAAGTGTTGTAAGGACGTAGTAGGGGATATCCGCTTTGCCAAGGTGAATCAAATCTTTTTTATCCACGCCGTCTACGATACGTGCTTCGGCTTGCGCTTTCAACGCCCAGTCGAGAGCGGCGGCAATACTGTCCTGCATTTCATAGCCGACAGCAAGGTTATAGGCTGCCTGCATCTTTTTCTTTCCTTTTTGGGTGGCGTAGGTTTG
This window contains:
- the mazG gene encoding nucleoside triphosphate pyrophosphohydrolase, with protein sequence MQHTRKEQMEAFGRFLDILDELRVKCPWDKKQTNESLRPNTIEETYELCDALMRDDKQDICKELGDVLLHVAFYAKIGSETGDFDIKDVCDRLCEKLIFRHPHVFGDVKAETAGQVSENWEQLKLKEKGGNKTVLSGVPAALPSLIKAYRIQDKARNVGFDWEEREQVWDKVKEEIGEFQAEVARMDKQKAEEEFGDVMFSLINAARLYKINPDNALEHTNQKFIRRFNYVEAHSIKEGRNLHDMTLEEMDKLWEEAKALEKKGN
- a CDS encoding DUF3810 domain-containing protein gives rise to the protein MKRSITTAGVRFRGNSLLLIFFLLLVLCVQTVPGLGDAYAMYVYPSIARALSSFSRLVPFAIGDLFIALSIAGVLLYPVYARCIRKQKWNRILLKDVKYLLWVYVWFYLAWGLNYSQKNFYERTRIPYTAYTPDNFRSFTDSYIENLNSSYTDITSVEKELVCRESVRVYNQIGDSLGVHRPFHQTPRAKTMLFTPLISMVGVTGSMGPFFCEFTLNGDLLPSQYPATYAHELAHLLGITSEAEANFYAYQVCTRSQVQAIRFSGYLSVLPHVLNNARQLMAEEEYAQLFRRIRPEIIGLAKKNSEYWMKKYNPVIGRIQDRIYDLYLKGNKIESGRKNYSEVVGLLISYEEWKKNSIFASIMFN
- a CDS encoding valine--tRNA ligase translates to MELASKYNPADVEGKWYQYWLDHKLFSSKPDGREPYTIVIPPPNVTGVLHMGHMLNNTIQDILVRRARMEGKNACWVPGTDHASIATEAKVVNKLAAQGIKKTDLTRDEFLKHAWEWTDEHGGIILKQLRKLGASCDWDRTAFTMDEKRSESVIKVFVDLYNKGLIYRGVRMVNWDPKALTALSDEEVIYKEEHSKLYYLKYYVADDDMSGETGAEGEVVHRDASGKRYAVVATTRPETIMGDTAMCINPADPKNQWLKGKKVIVPLVNRVIPVIQDDYVDVEFGTGCLKVTPAHDVNDYMLGEKYNLPAIDIFNDNGTLSEAAGLYVGMDRFDVREQIEKDLQGAGLLEKVEAYTNKVGFSERTNVAIEPKLSMQWFLKMQHFADMALPPVMNDDLKFYPAKYKNTYRNWLENIKDWCISRQLWWGHRIPAYFLPEGGYVVAATPEEALKLAQEKTGNPALKIEDLRQDEDCLDTWFSSWLWPISLFDGILNPGNEEINYYYPTSDLVTGPDIIFFWVARMIMAGYEYEGKMPFKNVYFTGIVRDKLGRKMSKSLGNSPDPLDLIDRYGADGVRMGMMLSAPAGNDILFDDALCEQGRNFNNKIWNAFRLVKGWEVSEEVPVPEAAELAMRWFESKQNAVAAELADLFGKYRLSEALMAVYKLFWDEFSSWYLEMIKPAYGQPINKKVYDTTIGLFDNLLHLLHPFMPFITEELWQHIVDRKNGESLMVSPISMSTEVDEAFVQQFEVVKEVISNVRSIRLQKNIAQKGPLELQVVGENPVAAFDAVIIKMCNLSVVTAVEAKADGAAAFMVGTTEFAVPLGNMIDVEAEIARMEAELKHKEGFLQGVLKKLSNEKFVNNAPAAVIEMERKKQADAESIISSLRESIAALKKA